A region from the Halosolutus gelatinilyticus genome encodes:
- a CDS encoding sensor histidine kinase — protein sequence MTDPETSSEYPDQSSPEEVLERVTDAVFALDEDWRFTYCNDQAETLFQRDQADLRGEVIWKEFPMLTDSPFQWEHERAMKTQEAVTFETHYPPQDGWFETHAYPSETGLSVYVRDITDPDDRQQEVEKREQALRRANEVMAAADQPFSQQINSLLEVVRTTVGTKFATLSRVNEDAGEYIFEHVAAPETVDLESGDTTPLETLPNCSRVVETAETLVLQDVKSEAPELVDPEWGIACYLGTPVIVHGEVYGTFCFYGMEARTEAFSDWEVSFIGLLSNWVSNELEHKVYKQELKESNERLEQFAYAASHDLQEPLRMVTSYLQLLESQYTDDLDEDGREFIEFAVDGADRMRDMIDGLLEYSRVETRGDPLEPVELDAVLEDVHKDLQLKIKETDAEIVVETLPRVKGDADQLREVFQNLLDNAIEYSGEEPPRVHVSAEQADDKWTISVRDEGIGIDPADANRIFKVFQSLHTQEEGAGTGIGLALCERIIERHGGDIWVEPDPHDGTTFAFTLPVADESDN from the coding sequence CCCGATCAAAGTTCTCCAGAAGAGGTCTTAGAGCGCGTAACCGACGCTGTCTTCGCGCTTGACGAAGACTGGCGGTTCACGTATTGCAACGACCAAGCTGAAACCCTGTTCCAGCGAGACCAAGCGGATCTCCGTGGGGAAGTTATCTGGAAGGAGTTTCCCATGTTGACCGACTCGCCGTTCCAGTGGGAGCATGAACGTGCGATGAAGACCCAAGAAGCTGTCACATTTGAGACGCACTATCCGCCACAGGACGGTTGGTTCGAAACCCATGCCTATCCCTCTGAAACCGGACTTTCAGTGTACGTACGCGACATCACTGACCCGGATGACCGTCAGCAAGAAGTCGAGAAACGGGAGCAAGCTCTCCGACGTGCCAATGAGGTGATGGCGGCCGCAGACCAGCCGTTCTCCCAGCAGATAAATTCGCTCCTTGAAGTAGTCCGGACGACAGTTGGAACCAAGTTTGCGACGCTCTCACGTGTCAATGAAGATGCTGGTGAATACATCTTTGAACACGTGGCCGCGCCGGAAACTGTGGACCTCGAATCGGGTGACACGACGCCGCTGGAGACTCTGCCCAACTGCTCACGCGTCGTCGAGACTGCGGAGACGCTTGTCCTGCAGGACGTAAAGTCCGAGGCTCCGGAACTGGTCGACCCCGAGTGGGGAATCGCCTGTTATCTCGGGACACCGGTCATCGTCCATGGAGAAGTGTACGGGACGTTCTGCTTCTACGGGATGGAGGCGCGGACCGAAGCCTTCTCCGATTGGGAAGTCTCGTTCATTGGTCTGCTCAGCAACTGGGTGAGCAATGAACTCGAGCACAAGGTGTATAAGCAGGAACTCAAGGAGTCCAACGAACGCTTGGAGCAGTTCGCCTACGCCGCCTCGCATGACCTCCAAGAGCCCCTGCGGATGGTGACGAGTTACCTCCAGTTGCTGGAGTCGCAGTATACCGACGACCTCGACGAGGACGGCCGGGAGTTCATCGAGTTTGCGGTCGATGGTGCTGACCGGATGCGCGACATGATAGATGGATTACTCGAGTATTCGCGGGTCGAAACGCGTGGAGACCCCTTAGAGCCGGTCGAGTTGGACGCTGTTCTCGAAGACGTTCACAAGGACCTCCAGTTGAAAATCAAGGAAACGGATGCGGAGATCGTCGTGGAGACGCTCCCCCGCGTCAAAGGCGACGCCGACCAACTCCGAGAGGTGTTCCAAAACCTGCTCGACAACGCCATCGAGTACAGCGGTGAAGAGCCACCACGAGTGCACGTCTCAGCCGAGCAAGCGGACGATAAGTGGACGATCTCGGTTCGCGATGAGGGCATCGGTATCGATCCTGCGGACGCCAACCGTATCTTCAAGGTGTTCCAGAGCCTCCACACGCAAGAGGAAGGCGCGGGGACGGGAATTGGGCTGGCGCTGTGTGAGCGCATCATCGAGCGCCACGGCGGCGACATCTGGGTCGAGCCCGACCCTCACGATGGAACAACGTTTGCTTTTACGCTTCCGGTAGCAGACGAGTCCGATAACTGA
- a CDS encoding ATP-binding protein, which yields MTPHGPNGQTAAEPPATRDSGGMSRILLLLDHEENRRLLAEWLSSEYQVVQANPSEVLDETIDLCLIDQSSLQRYDDVLLESKDAVRPVFLPYLLVVSQRDSKRLGSDIWKRIDAVVGDCIDELITTPIQKAELQGRIESLLRARQQSLQLNEQTEELETLHHINTVIRNITRALVQASTREEIEQTVCDRLVEAEPYRFAWIGEPNSDTKEIEPLAWAGTDTGDLEDVTVSFDTSETGQGPCETAVHTREMQVSQNLSEQPDSESWKEHLTEAGLRSVVSIPLVYDETLYGILNVYADHADAFDSDEQDLLEELGSTIPYAMQTVIAKERYRSFVEDIFGPSEVGVRILDSSGTIAWLNEAFEQYFGVDRTDTIGRDNAPFVRSDLKQIVADPEPFAEMVTAPYDETTDIETFECHVPPADDRDERYLHHRSQPIKSGRYAGGRIELYYDITKRKRVEAELEDTIEKLERSNADLEQFAYAASHDLQEPLRMVSSYVQLLEDRYADDLDADAQEFIDFAVDGADRMREMIEDLLEYSRVNSRNKEIQPIDCNTVFEQSLTNLQIEIEESDAEITVGSLPTINGDKTQLLQLFQNLISNAIEYAGDEPPRVHVSTEERENEWLFSVRDQGIGIDPDDAEEIFEIFNQVGEIGEDTGTGIGLSICQKIVEYHDGDIWVESEPGEGSTFFFTISASNETNS from the coding sequence ATGACGCCCCATGGACCTAACGGACAAACGGCCGCCGAACCGCCAGCAACACGCGATAGCGGCGGGATGAGCCGCATCCTCCTTCTCCTCGATCACGAGGAAAATCGCCGACTGCTCGCGGAATGGCTGTCGTCTGAGTACCAAGTTGTGCAGGCGAATCCTTCAGAGGTGCTCGACGAAACGATTGATCTGTGTCTCATCGATCAATCGTCGCTGCAGCGCTACGACGATGTATTACTGGAAAGCAAAGACGCCGTGCGGCCAGTCTTTCTTCCTTATCTCCTCGTCGTGTCTCAGCGGGATTCGAAACGGCTCGGTTCGGATATCTGGAAACGGATCGACGCCGTGGTCGGTGACTGTATTGACGAACTCATCACGACGCCGATACAGAAGGCCGAGCTACAAGGACGGATCGAGAGTCTGTTACGGGCGCGCCAGCAATCCCTGCAACTGAATGAGCAAACGGAGGAACTGGAGACGTTACATCACATCAACACAGTCATCCGAAACATTACGCGAGCACTCGTCCAAGCATCGACGCGCGAGGAGATCGAGCAAACCGTCTGTGATCGCCTCGTCGAGGCCGAACCGTACCGGTTCGCCTGGATCGGTGAGCCCAATTCGGACACCAAAGAGATCGAACCACTGGCGTGGGCCGGAACTGATACCGGAGATCTGGAGGATGTTACCGTCTCGTTCGATACGAGCGAAACCGGACAGGGGCCGTGCGAAACGGCGGTACACACACGCGAGATGCAGGTCAGTCAGAACCTCTCCGAACAACCGGACTCCGAATCATGGAAAGAACACCTTACAGAAGCTGGACTCCGATCCGTCGTGAGTATTCCACTCGTGTACGACGAGACATTGTACGGTATCCTGAACGTCTACGCTGACCATGCGGATGCATTCGATTCGGACGAACAGGACCTCCTCGAGGAACTCGGCAGTACGATCCCGTATGCGATGCAGACGGTCATCGCGAAAGAGCGGTACCGCTCGTTCGTTGAGGATATTTTCGGTCCCTCGGAAGTAGGCGTCCGTATTCTCGATTCGTCGGGTACCATTGCGTGGCTGAACGAGGCGTTCGAACAGTACTTCGGGGTCGACCGGACAGACACCATCGGTCGGGATAACGCACCGTTCGTCCGGAGTGATCTCAAGCAGATCGTTGCGGATCCGGAGCCGTTCGCCGAGATGGTCACGGCTCCCTACGACGAGACGACCGACATCGAAACGTTCGAGTGCCACGTCCCTCCTGCCGACGATCGTGACGAACGCTATCTTCACCACCGCAGCCAGCCGATCAAATCGGGACGCTATGCCGGTGGCCGCATCGAGCTCTACTATGACATTACAAAGCGCAAGCGTGTCGAAGCCGAACTCGAAGACACGATCGAGAAATTAGAGCGATCGAACGCCGACCTAGAGCAGTTCGCATATGCCGCCTCCCACGATTTACAGGAACCGTTGCGGATGGTCTCGAGCTATGTGCAGCTCCTCGAAGACCGCTATGCGGACGATCTCGATGCCGACGCTCAGGAATTCATCGACTTCGCCGTCGACGGTGCCGACCGGATGCGCGAAATGATCGAAGACCTGCTGGAATATTCACGCGTCAACTCACGTAATAAGGAGATCCAACCGATAGACTGCAACACGGTTTTCGAGCAATCGCTGACGAACCTCCAGATCGAGATCGAGGAGAGCGACGCCGAGATCACTGTCGGTTCGCTGCCGACTATCAACGGCGATAAAACGCAACTGCTCCAGCTCTTTCAGAACCTGATTAGCAACGCGATCGAGTACGCTGGCGACGAACCGCCTCGTGTCCACGTCTCTACCGAGGAGCGAGAGAACGAGTGGCTGTTTTCGGTCCGTGATCAGGGAATCGGAATCGATCCGGACGACGCCGAGGAGATTTTCGAGATTTTCAATCAAGTCGGTGAGATAGGGGAAGACACGGGAACCGGAATCGGACTGTCCATCTGTCAGAAAATCGTCGAATACCACGACGGCGACATCTGGGTCGAGTCAGAACCCGGAGAGGGCTCAACGTTCTTCTTTACGATTTCCGCCAGCAACGAAACCAACTCGTGA
- a CDS encoding ATPase domain-containing protein: protein MEDTESRLSEAVKGEDRLSTGVRGLDRILHGGLIPGRTYMVRGQPGTGKSVLGLHFLTDATTAGDNEALYINLEESEADIRENANSFGFDLDGIEFLDLSPDSEFFVNDLSYDIFTSDEVAEESITEKITERVTEVDPNIIFIDPLTQLRYLSSDDYQFRKQVLSFMQFLKEQETTVLFTSQDTESEPDDDLQFMSDGIIHLGRSSKGRTIEVPKFRGTDFESGEHSLTIEYGGLTVYPNLVPRQHEQKFDAETLSSGVPELDQLLDGGIERGTVSILTGPTGVGKTTTGIQFMKEAAGRGERSVIYSFEEGKGTILHRCESINIPIREMLDREALQIEEIEGLQLSSDEFAYRVRRQVEQEQAKIVMIDGVTGYQLALQGDDQNLTTELHSLCRYLKNMGVTVILVSETRDITGPFQVTAEGLSYLGDTILFLQHIEVDGQMHKAIGVLKKRTSDFERTMREFQITEYGVQIGDQLTELRGILSGTPEWDDSEQGNIGDN from the coding sequence ATGGAAGATACGGAAAGTCGCCTTTCGGAGGCTGTGAAGGGAGAGGATCGTCTCTCGACGGGGGTCAGGGGGCTTGACAGAATTCTACACGGAGGACTTATTCCAGGACGGACTTATATGGTCCGTGGCCAGCCTGGGACCGGCAAAAGCGTTCTCGGGTTGCATTTTCTCACAGATGCCACCACCGCCGGTGACAACGAGGCACTGTATATCAATCTGGAGGAATCGGAGGCCGATATTCGTGAAAACGCCAACTCGTTCGGATTTGATCTCGATGGTATCGAGTTCCTCGATCTGAGCCCCGATTCTGAGTTCTTCGTTAACGATCTCTCCTACGATATCTTCACCTCGGACGAGGTAGCCGAAGAATCGATCACCGAGAAAATTACGGAGCGGGTTACGGAAGTTGATCCCAACATCATCTTCATTGACCCGCTCACGCAACTACGCTATCTGTCGTCCGACGATTATCAGTTCCGCAAACAGGTTCTCTCGTTCATGCAGTTTCTCAAAGAACAGGAGACGACCGTGCTGTTTACCTCTCAGGACACGGAGTCGGAACCCGATGACGATCTGCAGTTCATGAGTGACGGTATCATCCATCTCGGTCGGTCGTCGAAGGGCCGAACAATTGAGGTTCCCAAGTTCCGTGGCACGGATTTCGAGAGCGGCGAGCACTCACTCACAATCGAGTACGGCGGACTGACAGTGTATCCCAACCTCGTCCCCCGTCAGCACGAACAGAAATTCGACGCTGAAACCCTCTCCTCTGGCGTCCCGGAGTTAGACCAGCTACTAGACGGCGGTATCGAGCGCGGAACGGTCTCTATCTTGACGGGACCGACCGGCGTCGGAAAGACCACGACTGGGATACAGTTCATGAAGGAAGCTGCAGGGAGGGGTGAACGATCCGTCATCTATTCCTTCGAGGAGGGAAAGGGAACGATCTTGCATCGGTGTGAGTCGATCAATATCCCGATTCGCGAAATGCTCGATCGGGAAGCACTCCAGATCGAAGAGATAGAGGGATTGCAACTTTCCTCCGACGAATTTGCCTATCGAGTGCGCAGGCAGGTCGAACAGGAACAGGCGAAAATCGTGATGATAGACGGGGTCACGGGCTACCAACTCGCCTTGCAGGGTGATGACCAGAATCTCACTACCGAACTCCATTCGCTGTGTCGATATCTGAAAAACATGGGCGTGACCGTTATTCTCGTGAGTGAGACGAGAGATATCACCGGGCCGTTCCAGGTCACCGCAGAGGGCCTCAGCTACCTCGGGGATACGATCCTATTCCTGCAACATATAGAGGTTGACGGTCAGATGCACAAAGCGATCGGGGTGCTGAAAAAACGAACGAGCGACTTCGAGCGGACGATGCGCGAGTTCCAGATCACCGAGTACGGGGTCCAGATCGGCGATCAGCTGACGGAGTTACGTGGCATCCTAAGCGGGACCCCGGAATGGGACGACTCCGAACAGGGTAACATCGGTGACAACTGA
- a CDS encoding MEDS domain-containing protein, producing the protein MSKQHSNKRTTFGLDGALSGIEARQKASAIHDHQCGDGSNDHLASIYDNQDDQFAAVVPFIKQGLEQGEQCLYVADENTTEEVRDALREGGIDVEAAQDSGALSIHTKADTYLRTGEFKPETMVEFWEETLAEARDREGYEGVRATAEMTWALEEDTGLDQLVRYEALLNTIYEGDDYVVLCQYNRDRFSTDVLSDVIRSHPLVVYDGTVCQNFYYQPPDEFFDTDHPPLDVDRTVEGLLRHAETQRELTERDRFQSELYEITSEPERSFDEKLQALFDLGCERFDLDLGGMARIDPQLDLFEVEYVSDSHDHLQPGAKVSLSETYCRVLTDGGNPIGLTAPAEEGFEGTLAYEEFGVRSYLGTRLRVEHGLDRSFFFVSHDSRSASFSEAERMFLKSMGQWVQQELERREYEQRLEESNERLEQFAYATSHDLQEPLRMVSSYLQLLESQYTDDLDADAEEFIEFAVDGADRMREMIGGLLEYSRIETEGESFESVDLDALIDEVLADLQLRIKETDADVTVEDLPHVKGDANQLRQLLQNLIDNAIEYSDDEPPRVMISAGRAGKMWRISVRDEGIGISPDDQERIFEVFERLHARNDHEGTGIGLALCERIVERHGGKIWVDSEPGVGSTFSLTLSTADT; encoded by the coding sequence ATGAGCAAACAGCACTCTAACAAACGTACGACGTTCGGCCTTGATGGCGCCCTCTCTGGCATCGAAGCACGGCAGAAGGCGAGTGCGATACACGATCACCAGTGCGGGGACGGATCAAATGATCATCTCGCTTCCATATACGATAATCAGGACGATCAGTTCGCCGCGGTCGTGCCGTTCATCAAACAGGGATTGGAACAGGGTGAGCAGTGCCTCTACGTCGCGGACGAGAATACGACGGAGGAAGTCCGCGACGCGCTCCGCGAAGGCGGTATCGACGTCGAAGCTGCCCAGGACTCCGGTGCGTTATCGATCCACACAAAAGCGGACACGTACCTCCGGACGGGTGAGTTCAAGCCGGAGACGATGGTCGAGTTTTGGGAGGAAACCCTCGCCGAGGCACGCGATCGCGAGGGATACGAAGGTGTTCGAGCCACCGCCGAGATGACGTGGGCACTCGAGGAGGACACCGGACTCGATCAATTAGTCCGGTATGAAGCACTGCTCAATACGATTTACGAGGGTGATGATTATGTCGTCCTCTGCCAGTATAATCGTGATCGATTTTCTACGGATGTGCTTTCGGACGTGATTCGGAGCCATCCGCTCGTCGTATACGACGGAACGGTCTGCCAGAACTTCTACTACCAGCCGCCGGACGAGTTCTTTGACACAGATCACCCACCACTCGACGTCGATCGGACGGTCGAGGGGTTACTTAGGCACGCGGAAACTCAACGTGAACTCACCGAACGCGATCGATTCCAGAGTGAACTCTACGAAATCACATCGGAACCTGAGCGATCGTTCGATGAAAAACTCCAAGCCCTGTTCGATCTCGGTTGTGAACGGTTCGATCTCGATCTCGGCGGGATGGCTCGGATCGATCCACAGTTGGATCTTTTCGAAGTCGAATACGTCAGTGATTCGCACGACCACTTACAACCCGGCGCCAAAGTGAGCCTCTCTGAGACGTACTGTCGCGTCCTGACCGACGGTGGTAACCCGATCGGCCTCACCGCTCCCGCGGAAGAAGGATTTGAGGGAACGCTAGCCTACGAGGAGTTCGGCGTGAGATCGTATTTGGGAACGCGGCTCCGAGTGGAACACGGACTCGATCGATCGTTCTTTTTCGTGTCCCACGACTCCCGGAGCGCGTCGTTTTCGGAAGCCGAGCGTATGTTCCTGAAATCGATGGGGCAGTGGGTCCAGCAAGAACTCGAACGCCGTGAATACGAGCAGCGCCTCGAGGAATCCAATGAGCGCCTCGAACAGTTCGCGTACGCCACCTCCCACGATCTACAAGAGCCCCTGCGGATGGTTTCGAGTTACTTGCAGTTGCTCGAAAGCCAGTATACCGACGATCTGGACGCAGATGCGGAAGAGTTCATCGAGTTCGCTGTCGATGGGGCTGACCGAATGCGGGAGATGATCGGTGGACTCCTCGAATACTCGCGGATCGAAACCGAAGGGGAGTCGTTCGAATCCGTCGATCTCGATGCCCTCATTGACGAGGTACTGGCTGACTTGCAGCTTCGCATCAAGGAGACTGATGCCGACGTAACGGTCGAGGACCTTCCCCACGTTAAGGGGGATGCGAATCAACTACGGCAACTGTTGCAGAACTTGATCGACAATGCAATCGAGTACAGTGACGATGAGCCGCCACGAGTGATGATATCCGCAGGCCGTGCCGGCAAGATGTGGCGCATCTCCGTGCGCGACGAAGGAATTGGCATCTCTCCCGACGATCAGGAACGAATTTTCGAGGTCTTCGAGCGCCTCCACGCACGCAACGATCACGAAGGGACGGGCATTGGACTGGCACTTTGCGAGCGAATCGTTGAGCGCCACGGTGGCAAGATCTGGGTTGACTCTGAGCCCGGAGTCGGATCGACGTTTTCGTTGACGCTCTCGACCGCCGACACATAA